The DNA window AAAACCACCGGGCCGATTCCTGTATAAGCCAATAATGCCAACAATGCACCCAATATACCTGCCGAAAAGTTGTTAATCAACATCTCAAACCCAGCCGGCAGCTTTCCTTCAATCGCTTCATCAAACTTTTTTATTACATATCCACCAAGCGGGCCCATAATCATAGCCCCAAGAAACATCGGGATATCTACGCCAACTATTACACCGATTGTTGCAATGGCCCCGAGAACCCCGCCTCGGCTGTCTCCTACCATTCTCCCGCCCGTATATCCGATTAGCAGGGGAAGCAAATAAATAATCATGGGTCCAACCAGTTTGCTTAAATATTCATTGGGCAGCCAACCTGTGGGGATAAAAAGTGCGGTGATCAAGCCCCATGCGATAATGGCTCCAATATTGGGCATTACCATTCCACTTAGAAGTCTCCCAAAATTCTGAATTTTTTTCTGGCTTGTACTCGGATTACCTGTCTGAGTATTCAGTTGAACAGTTGACATTAATTGTCACCCTCCCTCATTCTTCTCATCGCAAATCACCAAGTTATTTCTGCAGAAATATTCTTTCTATTCCGGTAATGTCATTATAAGTCCTTTAGGATGGAGCTTCAATTCAAAGATATATTCATAAGTCCATAATGATTAGTGACAAAATTAAATATCCAAGGCGTCAAAGCACTCGCTCCCCAGCCAGATAAATAAAACATTTGAGAGTAATGGTAAAAAATAAGGACACCCGCTGCCAATTCATTGACAGCGGGTGTCCTTATTACCCTTGTTATTGTATTTCATTTAAAATTTTTACAAGTTCATCTGCATCTGTATCAGCAGAACAGGTTTGTACGATTGCTACATCGCCAATTCGTACTACACCATTATCATTAGTTGCTTGGGCGAGAGATTCTTTACTATGGTAAACAGCAGCCAGATGACCGGCAATTAGATAGCTGCGTTCTAGGGCACTCATATTAGAAAAAGCGGCTGGTTTCATAAAAGGCTTATTATTTACCTTGATATCTCCCGTCGCAGGATTAACACTCACTTTATTGTTGCTATACTCAGTCAGTTTTTTAGCATAGTTGTCTCGTCTTTCTTTTTCGCCTGGATGAGTCGACGGATTTAAAAGATCGTCAAAAAGGCCTTTAGACCCACCCTTGCCCATATTGTCGATTACACGCTGCCATACTGCGGCCGGAGTGCCTGGATTATAACCAGCCTCTGTAATATAAGAAAAGGCAACATTATCTGCTTCCCATTCATTTGGTTTGGTTACGCCAACAGCCTTAGCATTAGTAGCAACTATATCAACAGCCAATTGGCCGCCTCCACTCATTTGCGAGCCTGCAATCTTCTGTATAAAATCTACGGTCAATTTTTTCTTGGCACCATTAATAGGATGGCCTTTTTGTCCGTGAACCAATTCATGCGCAACAACTGCTGCTATCTTGCCTTCGTCATTATCAAAAAAGGAAAATACACCAACATTGACGGAAACATTATGTCCCAGACTGCAATAAGCATTGAATGCTGTTTGTGGATTAATGAAATAATTGTATGGCTTATTCATTATGGAAGGATCTGTTTTAGCAATGGCGCTTGTCAGTCTTGTCATAATACGTCCAAGCTCTTCATTTAGATCGGAGTCATCAATTACACCGTCTGATTTTTTAAGCTCCGCAAAAAGTTCATTTCTACCATCATTCTCATAGTAGTCCAGAGATTTCTTTACCTTCTCTTGTTGTGCGGCAGTACTTGCTATTGTGCCGCCGAGTCCGCCGAGACTCAAGGCTTCTGTCTTTGTTGGTTGTAGCAGGCCTACACCTAACGAAATGCAAAAGATCAAGGCACCTGCTCCAAGTACTGACTTACGAAAAAAAGTTCTTAGATTCAATTAAAAAACACCTCATTTATTTTTTACTTCCAGATTCCGATTCCCATTGCAGCAACAATGTATAGAATTTTTTTCAAATTCGGCAATCAGAATGGATACACTCAATAATTAAGTGTATCCATTCTGATATATCGTGTTTTCTTTGCAATATGTTTATAGGACTATTGCCCTTTTTAAGATTCCAATTTTCGAAATAATTATTTTAAATAAGCCCTTAAGCTCATTAAAATAGACATTAGCCAACAATTTTGACCAATGTCTATTAAGGATCAGGTACCGCAAAACGTTCGGTAAGGGCGAGATGATGGCGCAGGCAGTATGGAGTAATCAGCCTGTTCAGGCGAGTGTTCATAGGGGCTTGAAAGAACAACAAGTAGCCGCTCCATCACGCTGTAGTCTCCTTGTTTCACTGCGCTTTCTAGTGCGTTCTCTACCTGATGGTTCCGTGGAATTAGCGCAGGATTGCTGTTCCGCATCAACTGTTGCGAGGATACTTTCAATTCCTTCTGCCTGTCTAATCTTACCTTCCACAACTCATACCACTTAGCAAATTCTGGGGTTCCAAACAAGACTGTGTCCTCTGGCATATCAAAAGTTAATGCACGAAAAGTATTGGTGTAATCCGCACGATACTTTTTCATCATACTAAGAAGGTCTTCAATAAGTGATTCATCTTGTATCTCCTCGCTAAATATTCCCAGTTTTGCTCTCATTCCGGCGAGCCAATTACAGCGGTACAACTCAGCAAAATCAGAAATCGCATTCTGGGCCAATTCGATAGCCTGTGCCTGATTTACATGCAGCAGCGGCAATAGAGTTTCAGCAAATCGCGCGAGATTCCACTCGGCAATATGTGGCTGATTACCATAAGCATACCGACCTTGAATATCAATGGAACTGAATACCGTTGCTGGATCATAGGCATCCATAAAGGCACAAGGACCATAATCAATGGTTTCTCCACTAATGGCCATGTTGTCGGTGTTCATCACCCCGTGAATAAAGCCAACTAGTTGCCATTTAGCAATCAGCATTGCCTGACGCTTGATCACTTCCTGAAGTAAAGAAAGATAGCGACTCTCAACAGCATCAATGTCTGGAAAATGTCGTTGCAATGTATAATCCGCCAGGACCCGGAGCTCATCAACGGTACCCCATTCTGAAACGTATTGAAAAGTTCCGACGCGCAAATGACTATCAGCCACTCGGGTCAGGATTGCACCAGGCTGATCGGTTTCACGGATTACTGACTCACCGGTTGTAACCACCGCTAGACTGCGGGTAGTCGCAATACCTAGCGCATGCATAGCTTCGCTGATGATGTATTCACGCAGCATTGGTCCAAGCGCCGCTCGACCATCACCTCCGCGCGAGTATGGTGTTTTACCCGAACCCTTTAGCTGAAAATCAACCCGCTCACCTAGGGGAGTAATCTGCTCGCCAAGCAGCAGAGCCCGGCCGTCCCCTAACATCGTAAAATGCCCGAATTGATGCCCCGCGTAAGCTTGAGCAAGAGGTAAAGCACCTTCGGGAATCCGGTTGCCAGCAAGCACCTCTACCCCCTCCTTGCTTTGTAAATCCCGCACGTTTAACCCTAGCGATGTTGCCAACAAATAATTGAGTATGATTAACTTTGGTGAACATACAGGAGTTGGGTTAAGACTGGTAAAAAGTGATTTTGGCAAACGAGCATAGCTGTTGTCTAAGTTCCATCCTGTTTCGATTATTGCTTTTCCCATCGTCATCGTATCTCCCTTGTGCCAGCTAATTTCAAACACCCTACAGATACTAATTCATAAGATTATACATGCTGAAAAATCCGGATATTTTCGTTTAAATTTATTTTCTCCAGTATAGTACAAAACTAACGTGGAAATGCTAGCCACGTCAAATTACCAAGCTTATTTCCGCCGACCTTCTTCAACACAGAGCTAAGCATTTTTCATAGGGAGTGCCATTTTTTCTTTTCCTTCCATGGCATAATTAAAAAAGCCGCTTCAACCTCCGCATTACGCAAGGGTCGAAGCGGTTTCTTTCCGTTTGCTCTGGCATTCTTATAACGGAATTTTTATGCTTTGCGGAAAACTGAATATATTATGGGGATCATATTTTTTCTTGACACACCGTAGTATTGGTACATACTCCCCGGAATAAGCCTGCTCATAATTCGGCGTTCGGTTATAGGGAAAGTTTACATACGACCCCCGCGTAATAGTATATATATAGTCAAAACCCTTCTTTACCCATTCCTTATGTGCCGACGCTTCGTCTTTGCTTTCCCACGAGGACGTGATTGCCATTATATAGTCGGCCTGCCTATAAAAGAAAGCTGTCGCGTTTATATCCGTATCCCTGACAGTTCCCCCTAGGGAGTATACCCGAATGGACGAATTTCTGTCAGACGGCGCTTTATCTATAATATCGATAAGTTTCTCCAATTCGCTCTGCAAAAAATGCCTATGCACAAATCTTCCCGCTGTCTGAAAAGCTTCTCGTTTTGGATAACCTGCCCCAATTATTTTTACGGCATCGATAAAAGGGACATACTGGATATTATCAAGGGTTATTCCAGATATATTCAATAGAGGTGCCAAGATTTGTCTGGCCTCCTCCGGACGCCCGTAAAAAAATGCATTCACCCAGGCTCCCAACTTATATATTCCGCCAAATGCACTCATCCGTCGGTCCAAATGAGGCAGCCACTCCTGCCAGACCCGCAGAAATTGGATTCTTGCCGACGTATTATTATCCCAGCGCAGTTGAATCAAGGTTATTTTGTTTACTTTTTTCGACAACCGAAATTTATATCCGGTCACGACGCCGAAATTGCCGCCGCCCGCACCCCTTAGCGCCCAAAACAATTCTGGATTGCAATCGTGATTAGCCTTTAACTTATTTCCACTGGCATCGACCATTACAGCCTCTACAAGGCTATCCGCCGTCAGCCCCAGATAACGGGTGGATAATCCTATGCCGCCTCCCAAAACCAGTCCGGATATGGCTACTGTCGGGCAAGTTCCTCCGGGAAAAGTATATCCATATTGGTAAAGCCTTTCGTATAGAGACAATAATCTTGTTCCCGCCTGGACTTCGACAGTGCCATCAGGAATATCCACTTTTATGTCACTCATGCAAGTAGTGTCTATAACCAATTTATTCGTTCCTGTCGAGTAACCTTCGTAGTTATGACCTCCGGACCGAATCCGCAATTTGATTCCCTGTTCTCTCGACCAAATGATCGCGTTGGCTACATCACAGGGGTTAAAGCAATATACGATAGCAGCAGGATATGAGTCTATCGCCTCGTTATATTCTTGCCTGGCTTGCTCATATTCGGGATCCCCCGGTGTCACGACCCTTCCTGTTAGCCCATTGTACTTCAATTTCATCACCTGCTAAATTTACTTTTCTCGGATTATATTATGTTAATTAAATGCTCATTGTTACAGATTAGGAAGTAATCCGGCATCCGCAACAGGTGGAACTAACATAGCACATAAGAGCATGATGAAAGCTGCGGAATTAGTCCGCAATCAGTCGATCCCAATGGATTTATCCAACTTGGCCTTACTACAATTATAATCGTACAATGCCTGATGATAATTATTTTTGGCTTTGGCTACCGCCAATTGTGAGTCGATAACAGCCAAATTGGTATTTACCCCTTCTCTATACTGAATCTCGTTAATTCTAAAGGCTTCTTGAGCTTTGGCTACCGCAACTTTACTTGTTTCTATCCGCGCTTCAGCTGCTTTCAGACTCAGATAAGCCCGGCTCACTTCCACACCCGCCGCCGTCTTGGTTTGCCTTACTTGTTCCAGAACTTTATCAACTGAATTTTCCGCTTCTTTGATCCTGGCCTTAGTAAGGCCGGAATCGAATACATTAATTGATGCAGTTAAACCAACCATCCAGTAATCTTGCTTCAGACCGGGAAATTTGTCATCATTCCAATTATTACTGCCAATAAAATTGATTCGCGGCAATCTATCACTTTTAGCAACTTTTACCCCGGTCCTACAAAATTCAACCTTCATTTGCATTTGACTGATATCCGGACGGTCATCTTGAGCGTACTTCAAGCATTCTTCCAGGGAAAATGGATATTTCTGATAATCTAACTCATCTTTCACACGAATTTCACTGCTAGGCGACAATCCAGTAACGTCTTTAAGACTGACAAGCGCTAAATCGTAGTCGTTCTTGGCTTCTATCCATTCTTGCCGTGCATTTGCCACTTCCACCTCCGAACTAAGTACATCCGATTGACTTACGGTTCCTGCATCAAACTGTATTTGAACGCTATCCAGATGTGAAGTAAGATTATCCAACGTTTCCTGATTGACCTGTAACAGTGCGCCAGCCTTTAAAACATTGAAATAAGCGGTTAAAGTATCAAATCTTAATTGTTGCTTGATTTTCTTCACTTCAAGATCAGCAATATTAAGATTGTTATCTGCCTGGTCACGCCGTCCTTCTAACTCCCCTCCCGTATAAAGCGGTATGCTGACACTCAGGGTATCGCCAAAAAAAGTATAGGTACCACCAAACGCAGCATCGGCATATGCAGTACCTGCAAAATACTTTTCCAAAGTAAAAGCGGGAATCCCCGTCCGAATATCGCTATGTGTGTATGTTAAACTGGGACCAAATTTTGCTTTAGCCTCTGCAGCAACCAAGACAAAATTTTCTTTGTCAACTTCTGCCATTTTTATGTTGGAATTATTTTTCAGCGCCAGGTTAATACTGTCATTCAGAGATAGTTCTATCGGCGCCGCAAATACCTCTTTACTATTTACCAACAACGTGATGCAGCTAAGAGCTGTAATCAGAAATTTTAACCAGCCATTTGGTTTTATCATGCTATACTCTCCTTAAAAGTAACTATTTGTCAACCTCGTTCAGCGGCGTAATAGCGATTTGCGCCGTCATATTCCAGCGCAGCCGTTCATCCCACGTTTCCGGAGCAATAAACACAGTATAGGTCATATCGCCCCGTTTCTTCTCCCCATAAGAGCGAACAAACTTTACTTTTCCGGCAATATCCAAACCAGGTATTCCGTCAAATGTCAAGTCTACCGGATTCCCCTTCTTGACGTTAGCGACAGACAATTCGGTCAAATCGTCCGTCTTCACTTCCCATTCTGACTCATCAGCAATCCGTACCAATACTTTTCCGATCTCGGCATGTTCGCCAGCTTCCACTTCCAAAAAAACCACCGTACCGCTTATCGGAGACCTTAGCTCTGTCTTATCCAGCGCGTCCTGAGATTCAGACACCTTCTT is part of the Pelorhabdus rhamnosifermentans genome and encodes:
- a CDS encoding PTS transporter subunit EIIC — its product is MSTVQLNTQTGNPSTSQKKIQNFGRLLSGMVMPNIGAIIAWGLITALFIPTGWLPNEYLSKLVGPMIIYLLPLLIGYTGGRMVGDSRGGVLGAIATIGVIVGVDIPMFLGAMIMGPLGGYVIKKFDEAIEGKLPAGFEMLINNFSAGILGALLALLAYTGIGPVV
- a CDS encoding M48 family metallopeptidase, which gives rise to MNLRTFFRKSVLGAGALIFCISLGVGLLQPTKTEALSLGGLGGTIASTAAQQEKVKKSLDYYENDGRNELFAELKKSDGVIDDSDLNEELGRIMTRLTSAIAKTDPSIMNKPYNYFINPQTAFNAYCSLGHNVSVNVGVFSFFDNDEGKIAAVVAHELVHGQKGHPINGAKKKLTVDFIQKIAGSQMSGGGQLAVDIVATNAKAVGVTKPNEWEADNVAFSYITEAGYNPGTPAAVWQRVIDNMGKGGSKGLFDDLLNPSTHPGEKERRDNYAKKLTEYSNNKVSVNPATGDIKVNNKPFMKPAAFSNMSALERSYLIAGHLAAVYHSKESLAQATNDNGVVRIGDVAIVQTCSADTDADELVKILNEIQ
- a CDS encoding protein adenylyltransferase SelO, whose product is MGKAIIETGWNLDNSYARLPKSLFTSLNPTPVCSPKLIILNYLLATSLGLNVRDLQSKEGVEVLAGNRIPEGALPLAQAYAGHQFGHFTMLGDGRALLLGEQITPLGERVDFQLKGSGKTPYSRGGDGRAALGPMLREYIISEAMHALGIATTRSLAVVTTGESVIRETDQPGAILTRVADSHLRVGTFQYVSEWGTVDELRVLADYTLQRHFPDIDAVESRYLSLLQEVIKRQAMLIAKWQLVGFIHGVMNTDNMAISGETIDYGPCAFMDAYDPATVFSSIDIQGRYAYGNQPHIAEWNLARFAETLLPLLHVNQAQAIELAQNAISDFAELYRCNWLAGMRAKLGIFSEEIQDESLIEDLLSMMKKYRADYTNTFRALTFDMPEDTVLFGTPEFAKWYELWKVRLDRQKELKVSSQQLMRNSNPALIPRNHQVENALESAVKQGDYSVMERLLVVLSSPYEHSPEQADYSILPAPSSRPYRTFCGT
- a CDS encoding FAD-binding oxidoreductase; this encodes MKYNGLTGRVVTPGDPEYEQARQEYNEAIDSYPAAIVYCFNPCDVANAIIWSREQGIKLRIRSGGHNYEGYSTGTNKLVIDTTCMSDIKVDIPDGTVEVQAGTRLLSLYERLYQYGYTFPGGTCPTVAISGLVLGGGIGLSTRYLGLTADSLVEAVMVDASGNKLKANHDCNPELFWALRGAGGGNFGVVTGYKFRLSKKVNKITLIQLRWDNNTSARIQFLRVWQEWLPHLDRRMSAFGGIYKLGAWVNAFFYGRPEEARQILAPLLNISGITLDNIQYVPFIDAVKIIGAGYPKREAFQTAGRFVHRHFLQSELEKLIDIIDKAPSDRNSSIRVYSLGGTVRDTDINATAFFYRQADYIMAITSSWESKDEASAHKEWVKKGFDYIYTITRGSYVNFPYNRTPNYEQAYSGEYVPILRCVKKKYDPHNIFSFPQSIKIPL
- a CDS encoding TolC family protein, coding for MIKPNGWLKFLITALSCITLLVNSKEVFAAPIELSLNDSINLALKNNSNIKMAEVDKENFVLVAAEAKAKFGPSLTYTHSDIRTGIPAFTLEKYFAGTAYADAAFGGTYTFFGDTLSVSIPLYTGGELEGRRDQADNNLNIADLEVKKIKQQLRFDTLTAYFNVLKAGALLQVNQETLDNLTSHLDSVQIQFDAGTVSQSDVLSSEVEVANARQEWIEAKNDYDLALVSLKDVTGLSPSSEIRVKDELDYQKYPFSLEECLKYAQDDRPDISQMQMKVEFCRTGVKVAKSDRLPRINFIGSNNWNDDKFPGLKQDYWMVGLTASINVFDSGLTKARIKEAENSVDKVLEQVRQTKTAAGVEVSRAYLSLKAAEARIETSKVAVAKAQEAFRINEIQYREGVNTNLAVIDSQLAVAKAKNNYHQALYDYNCSKAKLDKSIGID